The Zingiber officinale cultivar Zhangliang chromosome 2A, Zo_v1.1, whole genome shotgun sequence genomic sequence ccggcgaaagaTGAGGGTCTTTATATAGAGCAGCGGAGAAGcaagtgtacacataccgaggtatacacgtgtccgtggcccataccccattaagggcttgtcagtgagcttacctgacccatactgctacagtccaagcatgtcctcgttGGGATAGCGGAACcccgtcataagatttggagtatagCCTACATGTGgagcatacccgctgtcagaaaaagatgtcacttgtccttttgcccttactccctggagggcgtccggccggccagcttccgcgacatccggacggacgtatacggtggtttacttggggagattctcaatcgtgctttgtggagactattagcagtatgctaccttatggctttggccgagcgtgcagtccgctcggccctacgatcttatcctctgagcgccggaaccctgactttcgacacCTTTATCAACTAGACCCCGGCCGGCCGCCCGGCCGGTCGAACGCATCCCTCTCCGGCCGgccacctgccactttgacttccatgtGGCGCTGACTGCACCGGACAGGGGGCCTCTGTTCCTACAACCGGATCAAGGTTAAAAAGTAGAAAGTTCGGTAATAAGATGAATCCATTTGACAATCACTACAAAAATAAAACATATATTTAGGGATGAATTTTTGGGATGAAAAATATTCGTTATAAATTTTGagtgaaaataaaatttgttGTTAATTAGCAACGAAAAAAATTATCgtaaaataacaataaataaatttCTGTGCATAATTTTTTACAAATCAATGTCAAACGAGCAAATTTTGTGACAAATTGAAGACTAAtaaggattcatcccaaaatttaatttattagaaaatcaaaataaatacaatcgaaaaataaaagatgaccctaaaaaatttagaatgacaTAAAATTATCCATCTCATAATCAGACTCAAATATctgatatatatttttataattcaaTTAAATGGATCAAATTTATAAATCCCAAATTTCTCACTATAAACCCAACTAACATTGCCCGGGCTAAGTTGACAATTAATGCAAAAGTCAACGCTCGAATCGCCGAGACGTCGTCGGTCAACTGGAAGGTTAATATGTCTCTATCACCGAATTAGTAATATATTAAGCCGTCGGCTCCCCTCGTTTACCTTTTCCAATTTGAGCACGATCgaaaataattatatattattatctaTCATAAAAGGATAAAAGAGTAATATTAGTCCAAATATTAGATTTAacgatttaattaattataaatctcaataaaataattaaatttaaagatCATTAAATTCCTCTATTTTCTATTTGAATTATTATTATatgtataatttattatttattatttattatttattattatttttgtaattattttctGTCGTTTCTTTTCCTCTCCGTTCGGTTCTTCCACCGTACAACTTGGCGTACCACGGCGGTTCCTTCCATTCGTGagcgcgaggaggaggaggagctggaggaagacgacgacgacgatgatGCCGCCTGGATTCGATAAAGGTATTCGttggctcggtcaatttgtagttgatcgaacgcctttttgaatatgatgttgaccgagctccctgtgtcaataaaaacgcggtgaatagtgtaattggctattaccgctttgatgagcagagcgtcgtcgtggggcacttcaactccttccaagtcccagggcccaaaactaatttcgggtccactcgcccgcactcggctgcaaccgactgcatggatctggagctgccggacgctcgcctttcttgctcggttggagtctcctccggtcggcccaccagctatgatgttgatctcgcctcgggaagtattgcttctattttcttcttcccgagcggacggtcgggggcGTTCCCTAGACGTCCGGAGACTCTCCCGTCTCGGAGAGCGATGCcactcgggagtctgttgttgtcgtcCGTCGGCTACCGTCCGATCGACTTCACGAGGTCTCTGCcgcctgtcggctgatggcgacTGACGACCACCGCCTCTGGGAatggggtgggcgattagaggaagactgcggcaatctctggtgttatgtgtgttcgtccggtggaaggagcagaacattggggtccatctcttctttgtcctgggccgctcggctgctacttcttgaaCATGAGGTCTTGGATGAGCACGAATTGTTTCGGCCcgtggtcctctaggcggctgatgagcagcgtgcggtttccgttcggcatggggagcccgctcggctggagtttcttttttccgggccgcttgcgcttcttccacgttgatgtattcgttggcccggtgtagcatgtggtcgtagtctcggggcggcttccgaatgagtgatcagaagaaatccccgtccacgaggccttgtgtgaagacattcatcatggtctccgaggtggccgttggaatgtccatggccactctgttgaaccgctggatgtaggctcggagtgaTTCGCGGgtttcctgtttgatggcaaacagactaacactggtttttttatagcgccgactgcttgcaaagtgatggaggaaggtcgtccggaagtccttgaagcttgtgatggatccgtccggcagctccgaaaccaccgttgagccgatcccgagagagtggtgaggaaaacccaaaacttcaccccatctgtgtattgatgcagggttgtcgtgttatcaaacttgcccaaatgatcatccggatcggtggttccattgtactcgccgatcgtcggaggcacgtagtgcttgggtagagggtctcgtagaatagcctctgaaaattggcgattaatccgctcgggcgatgagtccgcgcggggggcttttccttttctgtcatctcgtctaggcatttcatccgaagaagatccccgatctctatgagctgctgcggcttcgggagtgcggaatagggctcgatgaaatgcaacggtggccggtggtgcttccgctcgaccaccagacgctgacgttgcttgctgctccggccgctctgccgttgctttctgtttttgctccacaagcttggcggccctaaactcgatcagagcgtcgagttcctccatggaaagcgtcaccgtgtgttgtcgtccagcctcgtccattgtttccgttcggatgcaggagcgttcccacagacggcgccaaattgatcctgtccgaatgctgaatcaacggacgctgggcacgtggcattCTCCGAtttgctgatgtagatctccggctagtcgtacgaaactccgcgaacctgcacagaagtcgggccgggaaggggttcccggcggcaaccctccaacgctcaagtcaggcaagcaagcaatgaaaaaagtggctccaaaggtgttgaacgcgtacctccggcgaaggatgagggtctttatatagggcagcggagaagcaagtgtacacataccgaggtatacacgtgtccgtggcccataccccagtaagggcttgtcaatgagcttacctgacccatactgctacagtccaagcatgtcctcgttGGGATAGCGGAACcccgtcataagatttggagtatagCCTACATGTGgagcatacccgctgtcagaaaaagatgtcacttgtccttttgcccttactccctggagggcgtccggccggccaactTCCGCGACATCCGGACGGACGtatacggtggtttacttggggagattctcaatcgtgctttgtggagactattagcagtatgctaccttatggctttggccgagcgtgcagtccgctcggccctacgatcttatcctctgagcgccggaaccctgactttcgacacCTTTATCAACTAGACCCCGGCCGGCCGCCCGGCCGGTCGAACGCATCCCTCTCCGGCCGGCCACCTgccacctgccactttgacttccacgtggcgctgACTGCACCGGACAAGGGGCCTCTGTTCCTACAACCAGATCAGGATTAAAAAGTAGAAAGTTCGGTAATAAGATGAATCCATTTGACAATCACTACAAAAATAAAACATATATTTAGGGATGAATTTTTGGGATGAAAAATATTCGTTATAAATTTGTGATAAATTTTGagtgaaaataaaatttgttGTTAATTAGTAACGAAAAAAATTAtcgtaaaataataataaataaatttctgtgcataatttgttacaaatCAATGTCAAACGAGCAAATTTTGTGACAAATTGAAGACTAAtaaggattcatcccaaaatttaatttattagaaaatcaaaataaatacaatcgaaaaataaaagatgaCCCTAAAAAATTTAGAATAACATAAAATTATCCATCTCATAATCAGACTCAAATATCTGATAATTCAATTAAATGGATCAAATTTATAAATCCCAAATTTCTCACTATAAACCCAACTAACATTGCCCGGGCTAAGTTGACCATTAATGCAAAAGTCAACGCTCGAATCGCCGAGAGGTCGTCGGTCAACTGGAAGGTTAATATGTCTCTATCACCGAATTAGTAATATATTAAGCCGTCGGCTCCCCTCGTTTACCTTTTCCAATTTGAGCACGATCgaaaataattatatattattatctaTCATAAAAGGATAAAAGAGTAATATTAGTCCGAATATTAGATTTAacgatttaattaattataaatctcaataaaataattaaatttaaagatCATTAAATTCCTCTATTTTCTATTTGAATTATTATTATatgtataatttattatttattatttattattatttttgtaattattttctGTCGTTTCTTTTCCTCTCCGTTCGGTTCTTCTACCGTACAACTTGGCGTACCACGGCGGTTCCTTCCATTCGTGagcgcgaggaggaggaggagctggaggaagacgacgacgacgatgatGCCGCCTGGATTCGATAAAGGTAACGCCTTTGCCCCATTCTCGTTCTTCTTCCGCCCTTAATCGCTTCGTTTCCTTCACGAAGGCGGAGGAGGAGAGAGGGAATTCGAATGGGGGCCGATGGGATTCACCCACTCGCTCTCTCCGGTCCGCGTCATGGCTCTCTCAAATTCCGGGAAGCGCCTGGACCAGGACTGGGTTCCCTCCCCCTCCGCGTCGCCAGCCAAGCCCTCCCTGGTGCTGTCCAACTCCGGGAAACGGATAGATCCGGGCTCGCCGTCGCTCGTCTTCTCCAACTCCGGGAAGCGGATGGACCCCTCGGGGAAGAAGAAGTACGTGAAGCAGGTGACCGGGCGGCACAATGACACGGAGCTCCACCTCGCGGCGCAGCGCGGGGACCTCGACGGCGTCCGGATGATCCTGGGCGAGATCGAGGAGCAGATGACGGGGACCGCAATGGGAGCCGACTTCGACGCCCAGTTGGCCGAGATTCGGGCGGCCGTCGTCAATGACGTCAACGAGGAGAATGAGACGCCCCTGTTCACGGCAGCCGAGAAAGGGTTTCTCGATCTGGCCGTTGAGCTGCTCAAGTACTCCGACCCGGAGAgccttaccaggaagaacagatcCGGGTTTGACGTTCTCCATATCGCTGTGAGAGAAGGACACAAAGGTGAGTGCTGATTCCATTACTGGATTTCCTTTTGACCATGATCTTAACCAAAAGCTCTAGTTTTGCCCAATTTGCTCCGTTTCAGAATTTATCCTGTTTATCTGTTCTCAAATTGTTGATTATGTAGGAGAAGACAAAGGTATTAGGCTTTCTTAGTCCTTTCATTAACACAACAATCCTTATGAAAATGATATAGgtaatttggcattacttttacATTTGGATCATAAAGTTTCTGTATCTTCTTTCAGGGTTTGGAGGAAGAATTCATCTTCGATTTATATTTGATACTCTTTCTTGCTCCATGTTGAGCTATTTCAACTTGTTGAATcaagaacacaaactaataaaATGTCATTGCTGAGTTGTTTGAAATTTCATATTCGTATGTAGTTAACTGTGCTATGTAGCTAATTCCTTATGTATTTTCATTTACTCATGGGGTCACATAAACTGCGAATTAAACGAAGTTATAggtgtttaattttcttatttcaaTGTAAGTCTCATCATTCAAATCTCTGAAACTTTTTTTTCCAACTAGTTAATGGAAAAGAACTTTATTCATGCTATTTATGTTCTTGTTTCTCTGAAAAAAAAGAGGTATTTCTCCCTTATGAAGTTTTGCTTCATGTTTAGTTCTTGGCTTAGCTAATGAGGTGATGTACAGAGATTGTTCAGGTACTTTTGAAACATGATCCAAGTCTTGTCAGGACATTTGGTCAATCCAATGCGACTCCACTCATAACTGCGGCGACTAGAGGGCATACTGAAATTGTGAACCTCTTGCTAGAGCAAGATGCTAGCTTGATCGAATTGTCCAAAAACAACGGAAAAAATGCCCTGCACTTTGCTTCTCGACAGGGGCACGCAGAAATTGCCAAAGCATTGTTGAAGAAGGATCCACAACTTGCCAGAAGAACTGATAAGAAAGGCCAGACTGCATTGCACATGGCTGTGAAGGGGACCAGTTGTGCCGTCGTTCAAGCCCTTGTGGATGCTGATGCAGCAATCGTGATGCTACCAGACAGAGCTGGAAATACAGCATTACATGTTGCAACACGGAAAAAGCGCGCGGAGGTATTATTTCATGTTTCGTTTTGGTGATATCTGATAGAGTACTTCTGTCTATATGCATGTCTGATATCCTTGTCTCGATTGCTTCCTAACATCAAGAATAAGCAATGGATAGAACTTTCTGTTTGTTCATCGGCTTATATGAGACCATAGTAAAGAGAATCTAGTGAACTGAAAGCAGAAACATGAGTTTGTAGGAAGCTTGTGTTTGAAATTGCAATCAGTTTAAAATTCTCACCTAGTCATCCAATTTCGATAATTTGCTCAGTGATAAATGGTAAAATAATTGTTTTGGAACGATACATATATGTCTAGTTTTTCCATTAAATCATGTGTTCCTGTACTCATTAGTGTCTGTGTAATCACTTCTTGTTGCCAACAGCATTAACTGCATATGCATTAACAGGAAAGCTCGAAGGCGGTTACCGTCTCTCCTTTCCACGAGCACTGATTAACTGCATATGCTATTTGACATTTTGTTTGTATGGATTGCTAACTAGCTCATGAACTGGATATCTTTGATGCATAAATACTTCCAACTCTTTGTCACTTCTTGCAGATCGTAAATCTGCTACTGCTCCTCCCAGATACCAATGTGAATGCATTGTCAAGAAACCATAAAACTGCTTTTGACATTGCTGAAGGTCTGCCTCTTTCAGAAGATTCTGCTGAAATTAGGGAATGTTTATCTCGATGCGGAGCATGTAAAGCTGATGAACTAAATCAGCCTCGAGATGAGTTGAGGAAGACCGTAACCGAGA encodes the following:
- the LOC122040499 gene encoding ankyrin repeat-containing protein ITN1-like isoform X2, producing MMPPGFDKGGGGEREFEWGPMGFTHSLSPVRVMALSNSGKRLDQDWVPSPSASPAKPSLVLSNSGKRIDPGSPSLVFSNSGKRMDPSGKKKYVKQVTGRHNDTELHLAAQRGDLDGVRMILGEIEEQMTGTAMGADFDAQLAEIRAAVVNDVNEENETPLFTAAEKGFLDLAVELLKYSDPESLTRKNRSGFDVLHIAVREGHKEIVQVLLKHDPSLVRTFGQSNATPLITAATRGHTEIVNLLLEQDASLIELSKNNGKNALHFASRQGHAEIAKALLKKDPQLARRTDKKGQTALHMAVKGTSCAVVQALVDADAAIVMLPDRAGNTALHVATRKKRAEIVNLLLLLPDTNVNALSRNHKTAFDIAEGLPLSEDSAEIRECLSRCGACKADELNQPRDELRKTVTEIKKDVHIQLEQTRKTNKNVHGIAKELRKLHREGINNATNSVTVVAVLFATVAFAAIFTVPGGTEDNGVAVAVKTASFKIFFIFNAIALFTSLAVVVVQITLVRGETKAERRVVEIINKLMWLASVCTTVAFIASSYIVVGRHFQWAAILVTLIGGIIMAGVLGTMTFYVVKSKRTRSFRKRVKSMKKASDSWHPDTEFSDSEVDRIFAI